From Streptomyces sp. NBC_00775, one genomic window encodes:
- a CDS encoding putative T7SS-secreted protein, protein MTRPRADEWAVIGESSDPIPGNPEEVAKLGRDLRKTAEAIQKQAKEIKALSSVESWKSKAAEEFRKEAEEAEGKLRKAFKRYDAAADALGEKVVEGGSSTEYASELHRAQTMADKALRDAKDAHDEHATSAGAIDKFPKDTADDDPDRKKLEKRQEAATSAMERAKKDLEAAKDVRDAAAKSARDAIRHAIDHDGLKDSRWDKFKDWVHDNAGWINKVLDVAGWVATICGTLSLLVGWIPIVGQALAGILGSIAMAATIISLVGHVLLALAGEGSWFDVALDVVGLATMGIGRGAMAGAKGAMQGAKGMARSAAFRQAMERVVAKRGSAAFKKAEQAAWKQANRMSGGALRGKAGAEALATAPKGWFPGAGRVAEAFSPKAIGKEMVDGFKGVKDLGWSNLRQLGHGSTWQSAAFKVGDSGLDDLSRQIDDIAPEIRNLDEVKGAMDVFKTQTHIWQGTTAAATFIDAADKKELTAPIGHALGTDALDDGLWAATGIKDAWTTSNG, encoded by the coding sequence GTGACGCGCCCCCGGGCCGACGAGTGGGCAGTGATTGGCGAGTCCTCGGACCCGATCCCCGGCAATCCGGAGGAAGTTGCGAAACTCGGCCGCGACCTGCGGAAGACTGCGGAAGCGATCCAGAAGCAGGCTAAGGAGATCAAGGCACTCTCGTCCGTCGAATCGTGGAAGAGTAAGGCGGCGGAGGAATTCCGCAAAGAGGCCGAAGAAGCCGAGGGGAAGCTGCGGAAGGCGTTCAAACGCTATGACGCGGCGGCGGATGCCCTGGGTGAGAAAGTCGTCGAGGGCGGCAGCTCCACGGAGTACGCCTCGGAACTGCACCGCGCGCAGACCATGGCTGACAAGGCACTTCGTGACGCGAAGGACGCGCACGACGAGCACGCGACGAGCGCCGGCGCGATCGACAAGTTCCCCAAGGACACGGCGGACGACGACCCCGACCGCAAGAAGCTGGAGAAGCGCCAGGAGGCGGCGACTTCGGCGATGGAGCGGGCGAAGAAGGACCTCGAAGCAGCCAAGGATGTTCGCGACGCGGCAGCCAAGAGTGCACGCGACGCCATTCGGCACGCCATTGACCACGACGGCTTGAAGGACAGCCGCTGGGACAAGTTCAAGGACTGGGTGCACGACAACGCCGGGTGGATCAACAAGGTTCTCGATGTGGCCGGTTGGGTTGCCACCATCTGTGGAACGTTGTCCCTTCTGGTGGGGTGGATTCCCATCGTCGGACAGGCACTCGCCGGAATCCTGGGATCCATCGCCATGGCCGCCACGATCATCTCGCTGGTCGGACACGTCCTGTTGGCGCTCGCGGGTGAGGGCAGCTGGTTTGACGTCGCCTTGGATGTCGTGGGCCTCGCCACGATGGGCATCGGCCGCGGGGCGATGGCGGGAGCGAAGGGTGCGATGCAGGGAGCCAAGGGAATGGCCCGCTCGGCCGCTTTCAGGCAGGCCATGGAACGCGTCGTGGCGAAGCGGGGAAGCGCCGCCTTCAAGAAGGCGGAGCAGGCTGCCTGGAAACAGGCCAACCGCATGAGTGGCGGAGCCCTGCGGGGCAAGGCCGGTGCCGAAGCGTTGGCCACCGCGCCCAAGGGATGGTTCCCGGGTGCCGGGCGCGTCGCGGAGGCGTTCAGTCCAAAGGCCATCGGTAAGGAAATGGTCGACGGCTTCAAAGGGGTCAAGGACCTCGGGTGGAGCAACCTGAGACAGCTGGGCCATGGCAGCACCTGGCAGAGCGCGGCGTTCAAGGTCGGTGACAGTGGACTCGACGATCTCAGTCGGCAGATCGACGACATCGCCCCGGAAATCCGTAACCTCGACGAGGTGAAGGGCGCGATGGACGTCTTCAAGACTCAGACGCACATCTGGCAGGGTACGACTGCAGCGGCAACGTTCATCGATGCCGCGGACAAGAAGGAATTGACCGCCCCGATCGGTCATGCCCTCGGTACCGACGCGCTGGACGACGGACTGTGGGCGGCCACGGGAATCAAGGACGCTTGGACAACGAGTAATGGTTAG